One Phocoena sinus isolate mPhoSin1 chromosome 13, mPhoSin1.pri, whole genome shotgun sequence DNA segment encodes these proteins:
- the E2F6 gene encoding transcription factor E2F6 isoform X4 yields the protein MSSFSFAILSANSALRDFSGSGLRERVCVWERSGRAGHAHWGRRTAHAGRWRAWRPESRGSPCSPPARVPAPGVVGQLRARPRAGLARRRLRAGQESSSCLAPGTWRVGGGARPEREKAGELAGCEARGGRLGSMSQQRPARKLPSLLVDPAEETVRRRCRDPINVEGLLPSKIRINLEDNVQYVSMRKALKVKRPRFDVSLVYLTRKFMDLVRSAPGGILDLNKVATKLGVRKRRVYDITNVLDGIDLVEKKSKNHIRWIGSDLSNFGAVPQQKKLQEELSDLSAMEDALDELIKDCAQQLFKLTDDKENERLAYVTYQDIHSIQAFHEQIVIAVKAPAETRLDVPAPREVGLYHGPYQEHSGAYRCLSM from the exons ATGTCTTCCTTTTCCTTCGCCATCCTTTCCGCGAACTCCGCTCTCCGGGACTTCTCGGGCTCCGGCCTCCGGGAGCGGGTCTGTGTTTGGGAGCGCTCCGGCCGCGCCGGGCATGCGCACTGGGGGCGGCGCACTGCGCATGCGGGAAGATGGCGGGCCTGGCGTCCTGAGAGCCGTGGGTCACCCTGCTCTCCTCCCGCCCGCGTTCCAGCTCCCGGGGTCGTGGGGCAGCTGCGCGCCCGTCCGAGGGCCGGCCTAGCCAGGCGGCGCCTCCGGGCAGGCCAGGAGTCCAGTTCGTGCTTGGCCCCCGGGACCTGGCGGGTCGGGGGCGGCGCCCGACCCGAGCGGGAGAAGGCGGGAGAGCTCGCGGGGTGCGAGGCGAGAGGCGGCCGGCTGGGCAGCATGAGTCAGCAGCGGCCGGCGCGGAAGCTGCCCAGCCTGCTCGTAGACCCGGCGGAGGAGACGGTGCGGCGCCGCTGCCGAGACCCCATCAACGTGGAGGGCCTGCTG CCATCAAAAATAAGGATTAATTTAGAAGATAATGTACAATATGTGTCCATGAGAA AAGCTCTAAAAGTGAAGAGACCTCGTTTTGATGTGTCACTGGTTTATTTAACTCGAAAATTTATGGATCTTGTCAGATCTGCTCCTGGGGGTATTCTTGACTTAAACAAGGTTGCAACAAAACTAGGCGTACGAAAACGAAGAGTGTATGACATCACCAATGTTCTGGATGGAATTGATCTGGTTGAAAAGAAGTCTAAGAACCATATTCGATGGAT agggtCTGATCTGAGCAATTTTGGAGCAGTGCCCCAACAGAAGAAGCTGCAGGAGGAACTTTCTGATTTATCGGCGATGGAGGACGCTCTGGATGAGTTAATTAAGGATTGTGCTCAGCAGTTGTTCAAGTTAACAGAcgacaaagaaaatgaaag ACTAGCATATGTGACGTATCAAGATATTCATAGCATTCAAGCCTTCCATGAACAGATTGTAATTGCAGTTAAGGCTCCAGCAGAAACCAGGTTGGATGTTCCAGCGCCCAGAGAAGTAG